A portion of the Streptomyces coeruleoprunus genome contains these proteins:
- a CDS encoding LysR family transcriptional regulator yields the protein MKLNDGDTVLERQEIQVFLALTEELHFGRTAERLRLTPGRVSQTIKKVERFIGAPLFERSSRHVRLTPLGRQLADDLRPHVDGIQDALQRAVDVGRGISGVLRVGFLGAIAGQLLLQAVGVFAARHPDCEVQIHETQWHDTVSRLLGGDIEILITDVLFGASRGLTAGPVLLAEPRMLAVSADHALAGQESAPPTVLADHPVIQVPDDISRRLRSDRTPERTTDGRTIPRGPRAASFGEALTLIASGKGVFPVGAHAARFYPRPDIAYVPLRDAPPIRWAPIWLTANSGTRISEFVQAAQDATRTQDRGDPPGTTA from the coding sequence GTGAAACTCAACGACGGGGACACGGTGCTGGAACGTCAGGAGATCCAGGTGTTCCTGGCCCTCACCGAAGAGCTGCACTTCGGCCGCACCGCCGAGCGCCTGCGGCTCACCCCGGGGCGGGTCAGCCAGACCATCAAGAAGGTCGAGCGCTTCATCGGCGCCCCGCTGTTCGAGCGGAGCAGCCGTCACGTCCGGCTCACACCGCTCGGCCGGCAACTCGCCGACGACCTGCGGCCGCACGTGGACGGCATCCAGGACGCACTCCAGCGGGCCGTCGACGTCGGGCGCGGCATCAGCGGCGTCCTGCGCGTCGGCTTCCTCGGCGCCATCGCCGGGCAGCTCCTGCTCCAGGCGGTCGGTGTGTTCGCCGCCCGGCACCCCGACTGCGAGGTGCAGATCCACGAGACCCAGTGGCACGACACCGTCTCGCGGCTGCTCGGCGGTGACATCGAGATCCTGATCACCGATGTGCTGTTCGGCGCCTCCAGAGGCCTGACCGCCGGCCCGGTGCTCCTGGCCGAGCCGCGCATGCTGGCGGTGTCCGCCGACCACGCCCTGGCCGGGCAGGAGTCGGCCCCGCCGACGGTCCTCGCCGACCATCCCGTGATCCAGGTACCGGACGACATCTCGCGCAGGCTCCGCTCGGACCGGACCCCCGAACGCACCACGGACGGCAGGACGATCCCCCGCGGCCCCCGCGCGGCGAGCTTCGGCGAGGCGCTGACCCTCATCGCCTCCGGAAAGGGCGTCTTCCCGGTCGGCGCCCACGCCGCCCGCTTCTACCCCCGCCCCGACATCGCCTACGTCCCCCTGCGCGACGCCCCGCCGATCCGCTGGGCGCCGATATGGCTCACGGCCAACTCGGGCACGCGGATCAGCGAGTTCGTCCAGGCGGCCCAGGACGCGACGCGCACCCAGGACCGGGGCGATCCGCCGGGCACCACCGCCTGA
- a CDS encoding dihydrofolate reductase family protein, translating into MGRKIVSGLLVSLDGVVDAPERWRFPYGDEETGAAPGLVDGEAEAVLPGRVTYEAFDAVWPYPNGLSGYVRRRFQRRPPTVAGASDTLGQAVRSGAAVVDGDVAAALRALKRGPGRNIDLSGSVTLTRSLLEAGLVDELRLLVHPIVVGSGQRLFPDGTGRVPLRLTRSATLSTGVVDLTYAC; encoded by the coding sequence GTGGGGCGGAAGATCGTGTCCGGGCTGTTGGTGTCGCTGGACGGCGTGGTGGACGCGCCGGAGCGGTGGCGGTTCCCGTACGGGGACGAGGAGACGGGGGCGGCGCCCGGCCTGGTCGACGGTGAGGCGGAGGCGGTCTTGCCGGGGCGGGTGACCTACGAGGCGTTCGATGCCGTCTGGCCGTATCCGAACGGCCTGTCGGGCTACGTGAGGAGGCGTTTCCAGAGGCGTCCTCCGACCGTGGCCGGCGCCTCCGACACCCTCGGGCAGGCCGTCCGGTCCGGCGCCGCCGTCGTCGACGGGGACGTCGCCGCCGCGCTCCGGGCACTCAAGCGGGGGCCGGGCCGGAACATCGACCTGTCCGGCAGCGTCACGCTGACCCGCAGCCTCCTGGAGGCCGGACTCGTCGACGAACTGCGGCTGCTGGTCCACCCGATCGTGGTGGGTTCGGGACAGCGGCTCTTCCCCGACGGCACGGGCCGGGTGCCGCTCCGGCTCACCCGTTCGGCCACGCTCTCCACCGGCGTGGTGGACCTCACGTACGCATGCTGA
- a CDS encoding dihydrofolate reductase family protein produces MGKITHFVHQSLDGFIEGPNGEFDWPAMDAELSAYANSLTESADIFLYGRVVWEMMAGFWPRAEEFSTHEHDLAFAPVWRRTPKVVVSSTLEKADWNTRVIGSDVVAELADLKRAGAHLVLFGGSALAAHLTEHGLIDEYQIFVHPVVLGGGKPVFGTPQQRLALTLAESRIFDSQVVLLRYRSAGHDL; encoded by the coding sequence TTGGGAAAGATCACCCACTTCGTGCACCAGTCGCTCGACGGCTTCATCGAGGGCCCGAACGGCGAGTTCGACTGGCCCGCCATGGACGCCGAGCTGTCCGCCTACGCGAACTCCCTCACCGAGAGCGCGGACATCTTCCTGTACGGGCGCGTGGTGTGGGAGATGATGGCGGGCTTCTGGCCGCGCGCCGAGGAGTTCTCCACCCATGAGCACGACCTCGCGTTCGCGCCGGTGTGGCGCAGGACGCCGAAGGTCGTCGTCTCCTCGACGCTGGAGAAGGCCGACTGGAACACCCGCGTGATCGGCTCGGACGTGGTCGCGGAACTCGCCGACCTGAAGCGGGCCGGTGCCCACCTGGTGCTGTTCGGCGGCTCCGCGCTCGCCGCGCACCTCACCGAGCACGGGCTGATCGACGAGTACCAGATCTTCGTCCACCCCGTCGTGCTCGGTGGCGGCAAGCCCGTCTTCGGTACCCCGCAGCAGCGGCTGGCCCTCACCCTCGCCGAGTCCAGGATCTTCGACTCGCAGGTGGTGCTCCTGCGGTACCGGTCGGCCGGACACGATCTCTGA
- a CDS encoding S8 family serine peptidase — translation MRIPGTSPTPRATRRTLISVAAISATLLSGTAASLALAGTATAAAPAAVPAAAQSPAAAPVERLIVGYKSTASEAKSNSAASADARAKGRAAGETVGFQRRLGTGAALIDLGEKLTGAEAADVIAKYAADPEVAYVVPDRLNTVKATPNDTEYAKQWDLFEATAGMNVPGAWNTTTGSGVTVAVIDTGYVAHSDLAANIVAGYDFISDTAVSVDGNGRDNNPADPGDWNRAGECGTGSPASDSSWHGTHVAGTIAAVTGNGKGIAGIAYGAKVQPLRVLGKCGGYDSDIIDAITWASGGTVSGVPANATPAKVINMSLGGGGACSSATQSAINAAVNRGTTVVVAAGNESDNAANYSPASCGNVITVAALNRSGSKASYSNYGSVVDIAAPGGQTSTGTANGILSTLNTGTTTPSAESYAYYQGTSMAAPHVAGLAALMKSAKTTLTPAQIESAIKTNARAIPGTCSGGCGAGLADATKTVQAVTGSTGGSTGTVFSSTSAVAIPDAGSAVESPITVSGVSGNAPSALQVSVDITHTWRGDLVVDLVAPDGSTYRLKSSSSSDSADDVKATYTVDASAETAAGTWKLRVQDVASQDTGTLNGWKLTF, via the coding sequence TTGCGCATACCGGGTACTTCCCCCACCCCGCGTGCCACCCGGCGCACGCTGATATCCGTCGCCGCGATATCCGCCACCCTGCTCTCCGGCACCGCCGCGTCGCTCGCCCTGGCGGGCACCGCCACCGCCGCCGCGCCCGCCGCCGTTCCCGCCGCCGCCCAGAGCCCGGCCGCCGCCCCGGTGGAGCGGCTCATCGTCGGCTACAAGTCGACCGCCTCCGAGGCGAAGTCCAACTCCGCGGCCTCCGCCGACGCCCGGGCCAAGGGACGCGCGGCGGGCGAGACCGTCGGCTTCCAGCGCCGTCTCGGCACGGGCGCCGCGCTCATCGACCTCGGCGAGAAGCTGACCGGGGCCGAGGCCGCCGACGTCATCGCGAAGTACGCGGCCGACCCGGAGGTCGCCTACGTCGTGCCGGACCGCCTGAACACCGTCAAGGCGACCCCGAACGACACCGAGTACGCCAAGCAATGGGACCTGTTCGAGGCCACCGCCGGCATGAACGTGCCCGGCGCCTGGAACACCACGACCGGCAGCGGCGTGACCGTCGCCGTCATCGACACCGGCTATGTGGCCCACTCGGACCTGGCGGCCAACATCGTCGCGGGTTACGACTTCATCTCGGACACCGCCGTGTCCGTCGACGGCAACGGCCGTGACAACAACCCGGCCGACCCGGGCGACTGGAACCGGGCCGGCGAGTGCGGCACCGGCTCCCCCGCCAGCGACTCGTCCTGGCACGGCACCCACGTGGCCGGCACCATCGCCGCCGTGACGGGCAACGGCAAGGGCATCGCGGGCATCGCGTACGGCGCCAAGGTCCAGCCGCTGCGCGTCCTCGGCAAGTGCGGTGGCTACGACTCCGACATCATCGACGCCATCACCTGGGCGTCCGGCGGCACCGTCTCCGGTGTCCCGGCCAACGCCACTCCCGCCAAGGTCATCAACATGAGCCTGGGCGGTGGCGGTGCCTGCTCCTCGGCCACCCAGAGCGCCATCAACGCCGCCGTCAACCGCGGCACCACGGTCGTCGTCGCCGCGGGCAACGAGAGCGACAACGCCGCCAACTACTCGCCGGCCAGCTGCGGCAACGTCATCACGGTCGCCGCGCTGAACCGCTCCGGCAGCAAGGCGAGCTACTCCAACTACGGCTCCGTCGTCGACATCGCGGCCCCGGGCGGCCAGACCAGCACCGGCACCGCCAACGGCATCCTGTCGACGCTGAACACCGGCACCACCACGCCGTCGGCCGAGTCCTACGCGTACTACCAGGGCACCAGCATGGCCGCCCCGCACGTCGCCGGCCTCGCGGCCCTCATGAAGTCCGCCAAGACGACGCTGACCCCGGCGCAGATCGAGTCCGCGATCAAGACCAACGCCCGCGCGATCCCGGGCACCTGCTCCGGCGGCTGCGGCGCCGGTCTCGCGGACGCCACGAAGACCGTCCAGGCCGTGACCGGTTCCACCGGCGGCTCGACCGGAACCGTCTTCTCCAGCACCTCGGCCGTGGCCATCCCGGACGCCGGCTCCGCGGTCGAGTCGCCGATCACGGTCTCCGGTGTCAGCGGCAACGCCCCCTCGGCCCTTCAGGTCTCCGTCGACATCACCCACACCTGGCGCGGTGACCTGGTCGTCGACCTGGTGGCGCCCGACGGCTCCACCTACCGGCTGAAGTCCTCCAGCTCCTCGGACTCCGCCGACGACGTCAAGGCCACCTACACGGTCGACGCCTCCGCCGAGACCGCCGCCGGCACCTGGAAGCTGCGCGTACAGGACGTCGCCTCCCAGGACACCGGCACCCTGAACGGCTGGAAGCTCACCTTCTGA
- a CDS encoding YhjD/YihY/BrkB family envelope integrity protein, with amino-acid sequence MRHRYRRWREIWDHSAVGRLVGHGSEVELMHRSLGFAALGYVALLPLLVLVAALDPTGAHDFPQWVIDGMGLNARPARSVQDVFSTPHIVISTTNALSAAILVFFGLSFAASVQAGYSRIWGLSISPWHKLWRQTVWLTGLTAYLYVVANSSVVLRDGLWQGLARGALVLLLGLAFFWWGQSLLLGGKVPARQLLPGAVATMIGLVGLRWFSHWVFSPLVASNAVTYGPVGTVLIVVSWLVGVGYVVLGGTLLGRHVSSWLGHHHFRWHPTPRPWHQ; translated from the coding sequence GTGAGACACCGTTACCGGCGCTGGCGCGAGATCTGGGACCACTCGGCGGTGGGGCGCCTGGTCGGCCACGGCAGCGAGGTGGAGCTCATGCACCGCTCCCTCGGGTTCGCCGCCCTCGGATACGTGGCCCTGCTGCCGCTGCTGGTCCTCGTGGCGGCGCTGGATCCGACGGGTGCCCACGACTTCCCCCAGTGGGTGATCGACGGCATGGGCCTGAACGCCCGTCCGGCCCGCTCGGTCCAAGACGTGTTCTCCACCCCGCACATCGTGATCAGCACCACCAACGCCCTGAGCGCGGCCATCCTGGTGTTCTTCGGCCTGTCGTTCGCCGCCAGCGTGCAGGCCGGTTACAGCAGGATCTGGGGCCTCTCGATCAGCCCGTGGCACAAGCTGTGGCGGCAGACCGTGTGGCTCACCGGGCTGACGGCCTATCTGTACGTGGTCGCCAACAGCAGCGTCGTCCTGCGGGACGGGTTGTGGCAGGGCCTCGCGCGGGGCGCGCTGGTGCTGCTGCTCGGGCTCGCCTTCTTCTGGTGGGGACAGAGCCTGCTGCTGGGCGGCAAGGTGCCGGCCCGTCAGCTGCTGCCCGGGGCCGTCGCCACGATGATCGGCCTGGTGGGCCTGCGCTGGTTCTCGCACTGGGTGTTCTCGCCGCTCGTCGCGTCGAACGCCGTCACGTACGGGCCGGTCGGCACGGTGCTGATCGTGGTGTCCTGGCTGGTGGGCGTCGGGTACGTGGTGCTGGGCGGCACGCTGCTGGGCCGTCACGTCAGCAGCTGGCTCGGTCACCACCACTTCCGGTGGCACCCGACGCCGCGCCCTTGGCACCAATGA
- a CDS encoding ABC transporter permease translates to MSDAALTLVGRGLRLSRRNPEALITAMVLPVMLMLIFVYFFGGAIDTGTHTAYVTYVVPGVLLLCAGFGASTTAVRVSEDMKGGIVDRFRSLDVGATPILAGHVGASLARNLLSTALVIGVAFLIGFRPTGGPAAWAAALGLLFAFILAVSWLSAAAGLLARTPEAASGLTFLMMFLPYPSSAFVPIETMPDWLHGFARHQPVTPVIESLRGLLLERPVGDAPWIALAWCAGLLALALAVSGALFRARTR, encoded by the coding sequence GTGTCTGACGCCGCCCTCACCCTCGTCGGCCGTGGCCTCCGGCTCAGCCGCCGCAACCCCGAGGCGCTCATCACCGCCATGGTCCTTCCGGTGATGCTGATGCTGATCTTCGTCTACTTCTTCGGCGGCGCCATCGACACCGGCACCCACACCGCGTACGTCACCTACGTCGTCCCCGGCGTCCTCCTGCTGTGCGCGGGGTTCGGCGCCTCCACCACCGCCGTGCGGGTCAGCGAGGACATGAAGGGCGGCATCGTCGACCGGTTCCGGTCGCTCGACGTGGGTGCGACGCCCATCCTGGCCGGGCACGTCGGGGCGAGCCTCGCCCGCAACCTGCTGTCGACGGCCCTCGTCATCGGCGTCGCGTTCCTGATCGGGTTCCGCCCGACGGGCGGCCCTGCCGCGTGGGCGGCCGCGCTCGGGCTGCTGTTCGCCTTCATCCTCGCCGTGTCCTGGCTGTCGGCCGCCGCCGGACTACTGGCCCGCACACCCGAGGCGGCGAGCGGGTTGACGTTCCTCATGATGTTCCTGCCGTACCCGAGCAGCGCGTTCGTACCGATCGAGACCATGCCCGACTGGCTGCACGGCTTCGCCCGGCACCAGCCGGTGACTCCGGTCATCGAGTCGCTGCGCGGCCTGCTCCTGGAGCGGCCCGTCGGCGACGCGCCGTGGATCGCCCTCGCCTGGTGCGCGGGTCTGCTGGCCCTGGCCCTCGCCGTGTCGGGCGCGCTGTTCCGGGCACGCACCCGCTGA
- a CDS encoding ATP-binding cassette domain-containing protein, with product MPGTTAVEATGLRKTYQGVTVLDRIDLHVPRGAVFALLGPNGAGKTTTVRILATLTPPDAGRAVVAGYDVVADRARVRRRISLTGQFAAVDDLQTGAENLRMMGRLSGLSRRDARRRAAELLDRFGLADAAHRPAVTYSGGMRRRLDLAAGLVGAPEVVFLDEPTTGLDPRSRQELWQAVRDLSAQGAAVFLTTQYLEEADQLADRVAVMDAGRVVAEGTADTLKARVAGHRLDVVATDADAYARLAPHAVRHSPGTLTLGIATDGTAAHVRGLLDTLDPRRSDIARFTLHTATLDDVFLALTGTGTDTGNRETPATQGTARV from the coding sequence ATGCCGGGCACCACCGCCGTCGAGGCCACCGGCCTCCGCAAGACCTACCAGGGCGTCACCGTCCTCGACCGCATCGACCTGCACGTCCCGCGCGGCGCCGTCTTCGCGCTCCTCGGCCCCAATGGAGCCGGCAAGACCACCACCGTCCGCATCCTCGCCACGCTCACCCCGCCCGACGCCGGCCGGGCCGTCGTCGCCGGGTACGACGTGGTCGCCGACCGCGCCCGGGTACGCCGCCGTATCAGCCTCACCGGCCAGTTCGCCGCCGTCGACGACCTCCAGACGGGCGCCGAGAACCTCCGCATGATGGGCAGGCTCAGCGGCCTCTCCCGTCGCGACGCCCGCCGCCGAGCCGCCGAACTCCTCGACCGGTTCGGCCTCGCGGACGCGGCCCACCGCCCGGCCGTCACCTACTCCGGGGGCATGCGCCGCCGCCTCGACCTCGCCGCCGGACTCGTCGGCGCACCCGAGGTGGTCTTCCTCGACGAGCCCACCACGGGCCTGGACCCGCGCAGCCGCCAGGAGCTGTGGCAGGCCGTACGCGACCTCTCGGCCCAGGGCGCGGCCGTCTTCCTGACCACCCAGTACCTGGAGGAGGCCGACCAACTCGCCGACCGCGTGGCCGTCATGGACGCCGGCCGCGTCGTCGCCGAGGGCACCGCCGACACGCTCAAGGCCCGCGTCGCCGGCCACCGCCTGGACGTCGTCGCCACGGACGCCGACGCCTACGCCCGCCTCGCCCCGCACGCCGTACGCCACTCACCCGGCACGCTCACGCTCGGCATCGCCACCGACGGCACCGCCGCGCACGTCCGCGGCCTGCTGGACACCCTGGACCCCCGCCGGTCCGACATCGCCCGCTTCACGCTGCACACCGCCACCCTCGACGACGTCTTCCTGGCGCTCACCGGGACCGGCACGGACACCGGCAACCGTGAAACACCCGCCACGCAAGGGACCGCCCGTGTCTGA
- a CDS encoding TetR/AcrR family transcriptional regulator C-terminal domain-containing protein: MRPVQDSGGSGLPPGLEAAWGLRERPAKGPRPGLSVHRIVDAALAVAAAEGLAAVSMGRVAKELGASTMSLYRYVGAKDELYVLMQDAAIGTPPDPLPPGTHWREALAHWAWEQRVVLQRNLWLLRVPISGPPATPNSVAWWEAGMQALAGTSLDEGTKVSVVGLVSRFVRSETGMMADLAAAVAATGESPEQVMARYTRALRRLAEPRRYPAVAHVLASGVLEAQEDPDHEFRFGLDRLLDGIGALVEATEA; encoded by the coding sequence GTGAGGCCGGTGCAGGACAGCGGTGGTTCGGGGCTCCCGCCCGGCCTGGAGGCCGCGTGGGGCTTGCGCGAGCGCCCCGCGAAGGGGCCGAGGCCCGGCCTGAGCGTGCACCGGATCGTCGACGCGGCGCTGGCCGTGGCCGCCGCCGAGGGCCTCGCGGCGGTCTCCATGGGGCGCGTCGCCAAGGAGCTGGGCGCCTCGACGATGTCCTTGTACCGGTACGTCGGCGCCAAGGACGAGCTGTACGTGCTGATGCAGGACGCGGCCATCGGCACGCCCCCGGACCCGCTGCCGCCCGGCACGCACTGGCGTGAGGCGCTGGCCCACTGGGCGTGGGAGCAGCGCGTGGTGCTCCAGCGGAACCTGTGGCTGCTGCGGGTGCCGATCTCGGGCCCGCCGGCCACGCCGAACTCGGTCGCGTGGTGGGAGGCGGGCATGCAGGCGCTCGCCGGCACATCGCTGGACGAGGGCACCAAGGTCTCGGTGGTGGGGCTGGTGAGCCGCTTCGTGCGCAGCGAGACGGGGATGATGGCCGACCTGGCCGCCGCCGTGGCGGCGACGGGCGAGTCGCCCGAGCAGGTGATGGCCCGTTACACGCGCGCCCTGCGACGGCTCGCGGAGCCGCGGCGCTATCCGGCCGTGGCCCACGTCCTGGCATCGGGCGTCCTTGAGGCCCAGGAGGACCCGGACCACGAATTCCGCTTCGGCCTCGACCGGCTGCTGGACGGGATCGGCGCACTGGTGGAAGCGACGGAAGCCTGA
- a CDS encoding MmcQ/YjbR family DNA-binding protein encodes MIDAELVRRIAMSFPETVEKEAWNMPTFRVAGKMYLTIPDDETSIAVRCPRLEREELIAAEPEKFWVPPHEAGSAWVRVRLAALEDLDELRDILVDSWRQAAPDRLTEKHPDLRPGAVSGE; translated from the coding sequence ATGATCGATGCTGAGCTGGTTCGCCGTATCGCCATGTCCTTTCCCGAGACGGTCGAGAAGGAGGCGTGGAACATGCCGACGTTCCGTGTGGCCGGGAAGATGTATCTGACCATTCCCGATGACGAGACGTCGATCGCCGTGCGCTGCCCCAGACTGGAGCGCGAGGAGCTGATCGCCGCGGAGCCGGAGAAGTTCTGGGTGCCGCCGCACGAGGCGGGTTCGGCGTGGGTCAGGGTCCGGCTGGCCGCACTGGAGGACTTGGACGAGCTGCGCGACATCCTCGTGGACTCGTGGCGGCAGGCGGCGCCGGACCGGCTGACCGAGAAGCACCCCGACCTGCGGCCCGGAGCGGTGTCCGGCGAGTGA
- a CDS encoding L-threonylcarbamoyladenylate synthase — translation MAKYFDVHPDHPQRRIIGNVADSIRSGALVAYPTDSCYALGCRLGNRDALGRIRTIRDLDDRHHFTLVCENFAQLGQFVHIDNDVFRALKAATPGGYTFILPATKEVPRQLQHPKKKTVGVRIPDHTVTQALLAELGEPLVSSTLLLPGEDEPLTQGWEIKDRLDHVVDAVVDSGDCGTTPTTVIDFSGGGPEIVRRGAGDTSRFE, via the coding sequence ATGGCGAAGTACTTCGACGTGCACCCCGACCACCCCCAGCGGCGCATCATCGGCAACGTGGCCGACAGCATCCGCTCCGGCGCCCTCGTCGCCTACCCGACCGACTCCTGCTACGCGTTGGGCTGCCGCCTGGGCAACCGCGACGCCCTGGGGCGGATCCGTACCATCCGCGACCTGGACGACCGCCACCACTTCACCCTCGTCTGCGAAAACTTCGCCCAGCTGGGGCAGTTCGTGCACATCGACAACGATGTGTTCCGGGCGCTGAAGGCGGCCACGCCCGGCGGCTACACGTTCATCCTCCCCGCGACCAAGGAGGTGCCGCGCCAGCTGCAGCACCCGAAGAAGAAGACCGTCGGCGTACGCATCCCCGACCACACGGTGACCCAGGCACTCCTCGCCGAGCTGGGCGAGCCGCTGGTCTCCAGCACGCTGCTGCTGCCCGGGGAGGACGAACCGCTGACGCAGGGCTGGGAGATCAAGGACCGGCTCGACCACGTCGTGGACGCGGTGGTCGACTCGGGCGACTGCGGGACGACACCGACGACGGTGATCGACTTCTCCGGCGGCGGACCCGAGATCGTCCGCCGCGGGGCGGGCGACACGTCGCGGTTCGAGTAG
- a CDS encoding VOC family protein yields MACRISELVLDCADPERLAAFWSEVLGYVELGREDDGSIEIGPPDAGFGGPQPTLVLSPGSEPRAGKLPLHIDVNATDRDQDAELERLLALGAKPVDVGQTGTENWHVLADPEGNEFCLLHARLRPL; encoded by the coding sequence ATGGCATGCCGCATCAGTGAGCTGGTCCTCGACTGCGCCGACCCCGAGCGACTCGCCGCATTCTGGAGCGAGGTCCTCGGCTACGTCGAACTCGGCCGGGAGGACGACGGAAGCATCGAGATCGGGCCGCCCGACGCCGGGTTCGGCGGTCCGCAGCCCACCCTCGTCCTCAGCCCCGGCAGCGAGCCGCGGGCCGGGAAACTCCCCCTGCACATCGACGTCAACGCCACCGACCGCGACCAGGACGCCGAGCTGGAGCGGCTGCTCGCCCTCGGCGCCAAGCCCGTCGACGTCGGCCAGACCGGCACCGAGAACTGGCACGTCCTGGCCGACCCCGAAGGCAACGAGTTCTGCCTCCTGCACGCCCGGCTCCGGCCGCTCTGA
- a CDS encoding carboxymuconolactone decarboxylase family protein has product MFPAHTLASAPPASRPAMEAVERRMGKLPRAVRRLASSPDLLNSFLQLTAAFDRTTLDPIAREVVVMTVATRNGCGVCVDLHTRKLRGLGADEELITALHAGPDGPPLPDPRLDAIRRFVLAVYATNGAVPEADAAAFLAAGHTERNALEVVMGIGAYTMSTFANRLVRAEA; this is encoded by the coding sequence GTGTTCCCCGCTCACACCCTCGCCTCCGCCCCGCCCGCGTCCCGGCCCGCGATGGAAGCCGTCGAACGCCGCATGGGGAAGCTGCCGCGGGCCGTCCGCCGGCTCGCGTCCTCCCCGGACCTCCTGAACTCCTTCCTCCAGCTCACCGCCGCCTTCGACCGCACCACCCTCGACCCGATCGCCCGCGAGGTCGTCGTCATGACGGTCGCCACCCGCAACGGCTGCGGCGTCTGCGTCGACCTGCACACCCGCAAGCTCCGCGGCCTGGGCGCCGACGAAGAGCTGATCACCGCCCTCCACGCCGGACCCGACGGCCCGCCCCTGCCCGACCCCCGCCTCGACGCGATCCGCCGGTTCGTCCTCGCCGTGTACGCCACGAACGGAGCCGTACCGGAGGCCGACGCGGCCGCGTTCCTCGCGGCCGGCCACACGGAGCGCAACGCGCTGGAGGTCGTCATGGGCATCGGCGCGTACACCATGTCCACCTTCGCCAACCGCCTGGTCCGAGCCGAGGCCTAG
- a CDS encoding MarR family winged helix-turn-helix transcriptional regulator, with translation MDNVVDENKVNQVVESAKGQTAGYELPLLLFAGFRTLIDRLHAELARQGHPDLRPAYGFAMQAVGTGRDGATASEIGRRLGVTKQAAGKTVDRLVAVGYAERTDDPADARRKRVRLTAHGLDALARSAAVFDALRTEWSRALGPDRLHDLEDALRTVVPPEAIRLDAANWLGGSGA, from the coding sequence ATGGACAACGTGGTTGACGAAAATAAAGTAAACCAGGTTGTCGAATCTGCCAAGGGTCAGACCGCGGGGTACGAGCTTCCGCTCCTCCTCTTCGCGGGGTTCCGCACGCTCATCGACCGGCTCCACGCCGAACTCGCCCGCCAGGGCCACCCGGACCTGCGCCCCGCGTACGGCTTCGCGATGCAGGCCGTCGGGACGGGCCGCGACGGCGCCACGGCCAGCGAGATCGGCCGCCGGCTCGGCGTGACCAAGCAGGCGGCCGGCAAGACCGTCGACCGCCTGGTGGCCGTCGGCTACGCGGAACGCACCGACGACCCGGCCGACGCGCGACGCAAGCGCGTCCGCCTCACCGCCCACGGCCTGGACGCCCTCGCCCGCTCGGCCGCCGTCTTCGACGCGCTCCGCACGGAGTGGTCCCGCGCGCTCGGCCCGGACCGCCTCCACGACCTGGAGGACGCCCTCCGCACCGTCGTCCCGCCCGAGGCCATCCGCCTGGACGCGGCCAACTGGCTGGGCGGCAGCGGCGCCTGA